The DNA sequence TTTGGGGAGGCTAGGGTTAAAAGTTACTTGCGAAgtgtatataggctatatatgtgtgttttaccttttaaacttatttttcttaCACAGATCGTATACACATCAACACTACCACGATTCCTAGAAGACTGGAGGGTTCAATTTATCGTCCCTGCTTCTCCTCTACATGTCATTCTTGCACGACAAGATTAGGTCCAGGTCTGAATGGGAGCATAGTGAAAAGGCCAGTTGATTCTAATGAACCCGACTCCGAAGGAACAAAACACGCAATAAAGCGAATAGCTTGTATCAGAActgtaagaaaacaaaaagcaaaaaaatcgACGAAACAACGACAACGTAACCTCCTTCTCGCGCAAAAGAAGTCAAATCTTCAACATAAATCATGGCTATGCTTAACGTCAACCGAGACGTCCAAGATGTTTTCTACCGTTACAAAATGCCATGTATTATAGCCAAGGTAACTGTCATTAATTGTCTTAGGTTTTTGATAGTACACAGGGCCACAGGGCAGATTcacagtaaatatttatagtaaAAAAGACTGTTTCATGTTATTGTAGTAACTTTATTCGGTAatctatatattgtatttattagaGGGTCTTTCAGAAATGAGTCGTATATTctccattttgtttttctaaaccTTGTTTCATTCCCTAGGTTGAAGGGAAAGGGAATGGTGTAAAAACTGTCATTGTAAACATGTCCGATGTCGCCAAAGCTATTGGCAGACCTGCCACTTGTAAGTTATCAAATCAATTCTTcttcattttatatatatatttaatagtttatatgccttatattgaatatttttggaaaatttgtaGGTAAACAAGAGTCTAATTCctattatatacatatctAAGACTAATGGGCAGTAGAATCCaaactttaataatttatgCCCTAAcaaattgattatttttttaaactgtttttattggGGTGTTACCACTCATGTTTGCCCCCTGGATTTCACCACTAAAAACTTTACATTGTCTTCAGACGCCTGCAAATTTTTTGGCTGCGAACTCGGCGCCCAGACTCAATTTGATTTGAAGAATGACAGATACATTGTTAATGGCTCACATGAGAACACAAGGCTTCAGGATATGCTGGACATCTTCATTAAAAAGTTCGTGCTATGTAACGAGTGCGAAAACCCAGAAACCACAATGGTAAGCCTATTGGTAGACTGTGTGTGCCCTGTTAAGAGTTTTTACTTAGTTCAGGTATTGCTAaatgatttgtttaaatttatctatTTTGAACTAAGAtttttacgagttaccatgtaaattactttatgggtaattattattttttgggggggatttttttccttttatgtatggctaataatttgaacaacccattagtgaccactgggttggagaaattttAAGTGTCCGAGGACGcattcgcccacaatggtagcagcgtcgtgccttgaactcattacctctgggttacaggcagtcACGTTAACCACTATGCTACAGCGCCATAGATATATTAATACATATTCAAAATTGAAGTGGTTTTAGTTTTCTAATTTTGTGTGGCTGCGGCTACCAATAACTACATGGCCAGTTATGGTAGGTTTCTGTTATCTAACACTATGCTGTCTAATACGTCCTGTCACAGGCCATCAATTTTATTCGCATCCTTCCTGTACAGAAACATGCATATTGCATGTGCtatattacagaattattcatcatgtttgtttttattaagcCAACAATGTAATTACTGTATCAGTACGTCACAATGTAGCTTCGAGATATGATGGTATTAACATCTTGAAAACTCTTTTTAAATTGGCTTTAAACTGTAGGCCTATTATACTGTCTACTGCTTTTACCCATTCATGTCTGATTTCAGTACTAAAATCATTGTCATTTTAAAAGGTATtggaattatatatatttttgtggtAATGGGCAAGCTCTAGCCAATTCCAAGGTCCTGGACCTGCaatcacccatataaaataaaatacattactttttttttttagattgtaAAACGTGGTACAATTGGATTAGTCTGTAAGGCTTGCGGCAACCAGAGCTTGGTAGATCTGCGTCACAAGCTGTGCACGTACATCATTAAGAATCCGCCCCAAAAGGACAAGAAGGAAAAGTCAAAGCCCACCAAGGGACGCGAGCGTGGCCACTCCAGTGAAGAAGAAAACTCAGCAAATGCCGCAAAGAAAAATGGcaacaaagaaaacaacaatGTAAGTAACGCTATGTTTGAAATCAATTTtccctttttaatttttgtaaaaggaAATTGTGGACTGTATAAGAAAACTACAGGACTATTAAACCTTTACTTATTAAACCAAggctttaaacaaatttaaattcatttttaattatgtttcCAATTCCCAAAGGAGTAATTTCTGTACCTTGCTAATTAAGTTGCAAGCAATAGGCTTTCTAAAAGGTCCTAGCTCTACTGTAGTTAAAGACTGCCATTAAGACTTGTGTTCTTTCAACTCACAGACACAATTACTCATGGAGGTTTAAACCTAAAGATTATTCACATCAGCTGGTCTAACCATCAATAATTCATTATAGGATGGCTGGGCTGTTAAAATTACATTCCAAGTCATTTGAGTCTGAAACTCTCTcctttttttagaataaaattctgttttttaaagaCTAAATTCCCtcttattttaaagaataaaattttctcgttttttaaaaaaaacacaaacgaatttcttttttttctaattgagaaacaaaaatgtagTTTGGCGAACAAAACCTTAAGCAGCTGTTGTAGCAGCACTAGTATTAAATGCTTGCATCCGTGTTATCACCGCTGCTTGTGAAAGAGCGGTTGGTTAAGTTCTAGCATATGGTGTCTGGTGTGAAGTTTTAGCAGTATTGGTGAAAAAGTTTGAAACTCTTATTAATTCTCATGTACAATGCTGTGTTTGGCCTTGTTTATACTGTATAAAGTCCAAACAGTTACaaacttctttattttatttaccacttaaaattttaataatgtttcatatttcaaCTACTGGTATATGGTTCATTTTAATAACTGGGGATTTTGGCCTTTGTTACTTTATAGACTTGTGGTAAATAAAGGTATTTCAGGTGGTTGGTAAGCTTTTTCCTGTACACCAATTAAACAGTTTAagagtattttatttttaaacaaatgatacAACAAACAGACctgtatgaaataaattgcttcacaaataaaaaaatctttcaacCCTGATTTAAAACTCAGTATTATGAAAATTTGTGCTTTTTCCCCATAAACCTAACATGAAAATAACTTTCCAACCCCAGGGTGTCGCCAACGGAGCCAGCGACAGTTTTGGAGACGATGATTGGTCCGTGGATGTCTCGGAGGCTGCAGTTGCTGCCCGGATGAACGAGATTACATCCGGAGCAGCGACACTAGCTCTTACTGATGACTTGGAACGCACGCCAAGTGAACGAGCAGACATGTTATATGGATTCATTAAGAAACGCATTAATGCTAATACTATTATGACTGTAAGTTTTACTAATAATACCATAACTTCTAAAAGGCTGCAAATTGCTTTGacaataaaaacttaataaaaacgtGCTATTGGTGCctatgtaaatttatttataaaaacttagtCTATAAAATACCACAACATTTGTAAATGTGTTTGCTACTAGAAAATTTGCAAGCATTTTAGTAGCGGTTatcttattatttattatttttgtcttttttttacgattttctgaattttttttggaGTTTAAAAGCTAGCTATACATTTGTCACTAGAAAGTAGATTTAACCAAAGTGGTTTTAATTGCCTACTAAAAGAAAGGAAGTTAGATTTTTCCAAAATGTGATATGCCTGCTGTTTATTTACAGCAATGTATGCTTCCAGGCTGTTCCAGCTGCATAGGTTTTGATTAATATTGCAGTCTGTCCCATCGGCGCCAGTTCTGCATTAATCATTTACTACACAGCATATAAGCACAACTGGCGTATTGTAGGGGGGTTATTTAACTAAGAAGTATGTCACTTTAATTAAGCTGTGTGACATTTGATTTCATATGACATGTGACATAATCTTCGGACTAATTAATTTCAACTGATCAGATGTCTGTCTTGTTTCCATACAGCAATAAGCCAAGACTTAGTTAGCTAAAAACCAATATTGAAATTCACACACTCTGTTATTTTACTGTCGAATTTTTTACTAATTCACATTAAGGGTTTCAGTTTTACTTTTGCTGCATTACCACTCAGCTTCTGTAAATAGTAAAATTGGATATTAGttcatgtatagtaggataggaaaagatgggactcttttttattctattttcctatcccattaggtagtaaacaaagaacatccaaaaaattataaaaccgtatctttaaaactcccatagaccgttattatttctttaaaacacgaacagcatatttggatatcatgtcctaaaggtgtcccgcctttccccaccctactatatataaaattgatgttgttaattttgataattttaatcaattttggCCTATAAACAGATTGCTTGTAGGAGAAGCCAATTTCCTcccaattaattttttttctccaGGCATCCAAGGACATTGCTATAGAAGCAGAGAGGTTGGACATGAAGAGCAAAGCTCCTCTTATCTTGGTTGAACTTCTTTGCAATGAGAACATGAgagaacaaattaaaacttacaggAACCATTTTATCAGGGTAAGCTGATTATTCCTAATAAGGAAATAGAATTATGGATTAAAAAGTATGTATGGTATGAACTATgaagaaattttgttttaaaaagactGTAAAGTGTTTTTGTGGGCTAAAAATAGTAAAGTAAAGTGTTTTGGCacttaaaaacagtaaaggtttttgtcaaaaaaagtagagtatttttttgttggctaaaatttaataaaaatacaaacaaaacaaaaaagtatcGTTTGGcacaaaaacaagatttttgtgtaaagtttTTAGCAGTTGTAAATTTCTCCTTTGAAATAAACCTGTGCTGTGTACTGTTTATATGTGGCTGCTCTGTTTCGCGTACACCTCGATACCTGATCTTAACAAAGCATCCCCCGATGTTCCAATCACCCCACACTATTGTTTGCTCAGTAGGCCATGAAATTTGATTCTCAAGCCCCTTGCTGAGCCAAAGACTCTATAATTGAATTCAGTGTCCTTTCTTTAGCAAACCAAACTTAGGTTATTATTGAATCCTGTCATTGTGTCAATTCCTATTAAGTCTGCCACCATGGTTCTACATATATAGAAATAACTCATTTCAACAACggtatttgttgttgttgcgaCCAAGACTTGAATAGGAGCTGTTATAAGAATACACAATTACTAAGAACTCTGTATGGGGTATTTCAATTCCCTTGAATTATAATTCTGTGTCCGTACTCAATTTCATAGCAATTACCTAACAGAAGACAATTTTGAAATCTGCAGCATGTCTTAGTGTATTATAATTTGCAGTCTTTGTGCTTAATATACATGATTCatttatgcaataatatactattggttattttaaaattacaacacAGTAAAATGGATTgcatttgttgtaaaaagcaatataaaccaaattaaaaacataaacctttAGGCTTAGTTGTAAAAGTTGGAAATAATGATGTAGAAATGTAGTTGTTTCAAACGGGcagttatttataaatctttgccTTTACTCAACGAATCTTAATTTTCTGCCAagcttgtatatatatatatatatataatataattatactggtaaaaaatatgtattgtgaataaaatgcaaatagtataataacaactatatgtttaatacaaaGACAGCCAATACCGaaagttttattatgttttctgtatttttttaaattgactgGTTTTCTGGTGTAAAAAGGTTTGGAACCACTGATTTAGTTGTAGGTTGTATACAACAGTTATGTAACCTTTTTCTGCCATGTAATCATGCCTAAGGTCTTTCaagttaagtttaaacaacaacgtttgttttttcattgcCAACATTCGGCAGACAAGCGTGGCCCACTAATCAACTTTGTATTGATTTTTATGAACTAATTGGtgatttaattgaaatataatatgATTAATCTACACAATGTAGCACGTTAAGTGCTTTTTCAACTTCTTTTTACGCAAGTCGTTTCTCTTGGCCGTGGTTAATAGGGTTAAAATTGCACAAGCCtaaatgttaattaaattttctgaGAAAATGCATTTTGATTACGTATTTATACAGAACATTAGGAAAGTAGGAATTGCCTTGAAAGTAGATCAgtaatgtttaaactaaactaaTACATGTAAAACCGAAAACATTTCTCAGCTTACTATTATCATAATCACATAgcattttaatgtaaaatttcttttgtataaaacagaggaCTTTCTCAcagctgtttattttgtttcaaggtttttaaataatacccaaattttggtttaattaaaacaatagacCATCTTTTGTGTGTGTTTGCGAATAACATGTATTTAACATGTACTTCTTGCAAGCATAAGCTGATAAGCTCATCCAAATTACACTAAACAAAATGAATCCTGTTATTGACATTTCATTgtcattgtatatacacaacaaACAATTGTCACCAATGTGTTCACATTTCAAATGGTGCAATGCCATCTGACCATCTATTTGTACTTGTACAGCTGTTTTCAGATACTAAACTGTTCATTAACTCtgttttattaacttattGCTACCATTTGAAATATAAGAATTTACCATTTGAAATATTAgaacacaattttttattgtcaTAAGTTAAAAGGTGTATAATCTAATGAAGAAATAATACAGTTTTAAGTttcaat is a window from the Ciona intestinalis chromosome 10, KH, whole genome shotgun sequence genome containing:
- the LOC100183412 gene encoding eukaryotic translation initiation factor 5 isoform X2; this translates as MAMLNVNRDVQDVFYRYKMPCIIAKVEGKGNGVKTVIVNMSDVAKAIGRPATYACKFFGCELGAQTQFDLKNDRYIVNGSHENTRLQDMLDIFIKKFVLCNECENPETTMIVKRGTIGLVCKACGNQSLVDLRHKLCTYIIKNPPQKDKKEKSKPTKGRERGHSSEEENSANAAKKNGNKENNNGVANGASDSFGDDDWSVDVSEAAVAARMNEITSGAATLALTDDLERTPSERADMLYGFIKKRINANTIMTASKDIAIEAERLDMKSKAPLILVELLCNENMREQIKTYRNHFIRLCHGNKKAQKALLGAFEKTVELHKDALLPKVAHIVKDLYDQDIVDEEVIIEWGEHPSKKYVSKELSKMIHSRAAPVVNWLKEAEEESSEEEEEIEIEYTTRAGTGLQVEDIPTANGNHANGDAPPAEEEENGGDDFDIDDI
- the LOC100183412 gene encoding eukaryotic translation initiation factor 5 isoform X1, encoding MAMLNVNRDVQDVFYRYKMPCIIAKVEGKGNGVKTVIVNMSDVAKAIGRPATYACKFFGCELGAQTQFDLKNDRYIVNGSHENTRLQDMLDIFIKKFVLCNECENPETTMIVKRGTIGLVCKACGNQSLVDLRHKLCTYIIKNPPQKDKKEKSKPTKGRERGHSSEEENSANAAKKNGNKENNNGVANGASDSFGDDDWSVDVSEAAVAARMNEITSGAATLALTDDLERTPSERADMLYGFIKKRINANTIMTASKDIAIEAERLDMKSKAPLILVELLCNENMREQIKTYRNHFIRLCHGNKKAQKALLGAFEKTVELHKDALLPKVAHIVKDLYDQDIVDEEVIIEWGEHPSKKYVSKELSKMIHSRAAPVVNWLKEAEEESSEEEEEEIEIEYTTRAGTGLQVEDIPTANGNHANGDAPPAEEEENGGDDFDIDDI